From Osmerus mordax isolate fOsmMor3 chromosome 7, fOsmMor3.pri, whole genome shotgun sequence:
GATCAGAGTATTTAGTAAAGATTACTGTCAGTGGTTGCAAACAAGTGATATGTACCAGAAATAATTACATAAACACTGAAAAAGTGATATGCCACCAAACAGTAGGTATTCAGCTACAACCAAAGAGCACAATGCTTAACAGTAGCCCCCATTTATCTGTATCCTAACTCTCAAAGATACAGTAGGCAAACATTAGCAGGTTGTGCTGCTAATTgcacatactgtaaatactgtactATCGGCAGCAACACAGATTTGTCAACACAGTTATTTGTTCTGTTTGCTACTCTCAAGTTAAAAGGTTCCGATTTTTCGACTGATAATAATACCACGAACGGTCTATAATGCTATGATGAATACGACTTGTTGGCTGGAATATGTCTACTGGTGTAGACATGACTTGGATCAAGAGCTGGATCCATACTGTTGAACACTGGTCGCTTCTGAACATTAATATCATAATAGTCGTCATAATGCATGATACATAATGATAGGATTGGATTccaaggtcaaatactgtatttgtactgtactgtatatgaaGTGTGTTTCACACAGTACATTCCCCTCGTTATTTATACCTGCTGCATCGCTCTCTGGGTGTACAATCAAGTATAAAATCCATCATTAGGTTCAATCAAATCCACAGTATTTATGACAGAATCTGTAGAACAGCTACAGTTATTAACTGTTAGTATAGTACATTACTATGCAGTATAGTACTGTGTCTAGAATGGTACAAGTAAAATAAATTAAACATTTAAATGAAATGTAGCTCACTTTCCTTACTTTTTTACTTTTATGCTTGAGTATAGTTTACGCTTGAGTATAGTATAGTAGAGTTAGTACAAACAGTGGTTGACTGAAAATACATTCAGATTAGCTTATTATCTGTAATATTACGTATGAGTAAAAGTTACAGTAAGTCAAAGTCAAATTATTGTACAATACGATATAATCAGTCATCCTAAAAACAAGATATTACAGATTCTTTTGAATTATTCTAGTAACATAAATATGATGTTCAGATGTACTTATTAGACCCTTATCCAATCATATTGGGAACTGATGTGAAATACTGATGTGATATACTGATGTGATATACTGAtgtgatatactgtacacatcagCAGCAGGAAATATAAACCAACACAGGCACCCTCTACTACATGCTCCAAGCAGTCATTTCCATCACCAACAGTGCTTTAGTATGAACATTACATTCAAAATGGAAGAGATGGAAAACAAAATATGTGTATATGAATACTAAAGGGACTCATAATCACATATCGTAAATCTCTCTCATCATGTCTAAATGTAATAGTTCATCTTCCTTTCCTTTGCGCTGTGGTGAAAGATGTTTTCCCCCATGTTTAGAGGTTGGTGCCTATTGAGTGAGAGACTAGAAAGGTTTATATAACCCCATAGCACGAACCAAGGACACCTTGCTGTGGATAGTGGAAATAAAGAACACCTAATGTCTTTCCAAGTGCATTGTCATAACAGCAGCTTTTCTCATATCAAAACACAATCATGAACTGGCAAATGTTAAGTCACATGTCTACAGTATAACCCAAAATGTTCATACTGGCTACAAAAAAGGAAAATCACCAAAATCAGTGAGCACAAGTTCATTCACATAAAGAGAATATatgtacatatacagtatatatattcaAACTATAACTACATATAGCCAAGTCTACAATATCTGGCAGGCATGAAGATAGTTATGAGATTCATCTATTTTGTGAGGCAATCGGTAAGTAACACAGTTTCACTTCTACGCTCGGATTGTCTTAAAATCAAAAGATCACAATCTAAAGAGGCACCAAACAGTAAATAGATACATCaatgtaaacaaataaacacacttttctTCATAGAAATATAAACTCTACAGTCATCTGATCATTTCtggagtgtgagagagctgATCGTTGCACAACATATAAAATGCTGCTCCAGATAGGTACTTTAGCACAGATTTGGAATCAGTTTAGCCTCCCCCAATAGCAATTTGAGACCTTTAATTTATGAGATCTGAATCTTCATCCAAATCTATAAAATGGGACGTTAAAGAGAGAaggcacagaaacacaaacccacacagtaGGGCGGACCAACAGCAGCAGCGTCTGAGCAGATTGGCTGAAGTTAAAAGTCAGCTGGAATATGATTGGCTGACAGCAGCAGTGGGCAGATAGTTTGCGAACCTGGTGTCCGAATGGCAGAGAGAGGTTTGTCTGAATCCTCATTGAGTTATTCAGGCATTTGAagttaaaataaacacacaagcaaacacacactctctctctctctctttctaatgcTTCATATTCAACATACATGCTTCGAGGACTTGTGGTGGACTTTGAATGCTGTCCAGGGTTGAGTGCCATGTTTTTGAGGCTGGTTGGAAACAGTGCTCGATGTTCACCTACGGATGTGGCTAACTAGCATCGCTCGTCGTTTTCGTTCACAGTAGGAACACACAGGATTCCATAAAGCAGAAAGGCAGTTCCAACAGCTTTCTTGAATGCATTCCAGTAGTCTGAAGTGGATTTCTTCCCCTTTTCCTGTGTCTCCATTGTGTTACTGTGAAAGGACTAAACTCGATGACAATCAATGTAATTTTTGATCGGCGCTGATCAAAAGGGAGCACGGCCAGTTAAGACTTTGAAGAAGCGGCCCGTATTTCCATCGGTTTCCTGCTCCTATTTGACCACACCCATCTTTTCCTCTGTCGTCTCATTCGCTGCCTTCTTAGACTGGGCGGGGTCTGTCTGCTCACCGACAAGCTTGGCTGTAGTCACATTGGCAGGCAAAGACACTTTCCCaatctgcccctccctctgggTGCCGTGATGGGAGAAGTTAGGCCTTCCCCCAGCTCTCTTGACGCCGTGTTTGGGGACAGGGGGCGGGAGTTTGGCCAGGGGAAGACGGGGGTCGTCGCCTATGTTGACAGACAGGTTGGTGTAGAGTGGCTCCagctctttggataaaaggtcGTAGGTCAGTGAGTTGAGGCCGTCAGAGCGCCAATTCAGCCTGGTCCTCTTCAGCAGGTCAAACCTTTccaatgagggaggagaggagagagtgatacggtgtgtgtgtatccagttTATGTATggttgccagtgtgtgtgtgtgtgtgtgtgagagagagtgtgtgtgacatgctCATCTGCCCCCTGTCATTCATACCTGCGTGGGTTCTGCTCGTTGCCCTTGTCACCTTTATGCTTGATCATCTTGTAATGGCCAATGGCCACAGGAGGGCGTACTATCTTCATCCCAGAGAGACGCACtctggagaggcagaggaggaatcAGACAGAGGATACAGGACATGATCATTACTGGACAGACATACTATTCCAAAACAAGGTTTTCTCACAGTAAAGCATAGGTACTAGGTAATATGTACTATACTGTAATGTACTAAACTGAACTGTACTGTAGTGCACTGCTATACCACACAATACAAGTACTaaatactgtactctattgcAAAACAATATTGTCAAATCCAAAACAAGGGCACGAACACCAAGACAACACAGTAGACAGCATGCAGATAAGGAGCCGTACAATATGCATATATACATACAATATGATGCGACACGTAAAGCTTATGTAGGCTTAAAAATTGTGACAGTGAACAGTAAAATGAATGCCCTCATTCCATCTCAGGTCCCTCCAAGTTAAAGCCATTTTGTCAAATGTAGACACTGTGGAATAGAGTAACTAGTTAGGGGGTCACAAAAATAAGTATAACTAAAAAGTAGCTGACGTCTAAGCTCAGGGGAAGCATATTATAATGATACAAGTACAAACCCATGTTGACTTGTCCTAGATTGGTTTGATTTGGACTCAGGATATCTGTACGCTTGAGGTAAAAATGTGCATTGTAGCACCCGCTTGGTTTGAGTATGGAATCGCATCTTTGCTCAAGCCAGACAGTTACTATATAGCAACTGCAACTTCAAAGTTTCTTTCTTGCTGATGTAGTTTAGCATGAAGGATAGGGCTAGCTCAACGTTTGTTTGCAGTTGGTTTGCAAAATCATAAGGGACCTTCCggaaaaaaagtgttgcctGTATACAAACCAGGAGCTCTGATGGTGACCTCTTGCACACCCAGTGAGTATACTCATCTGTCGATgtcaggactgggagagagaaagtgcgagcagcagggagagagagcagcaggaaagagagacatgGCACAGCCATGgcctggtggtggagagggggaagaataTGGAAGACGTGGGATGAACACAGACAGAAGTGATGACGCGACAAAAAGTACCGGAAGCGGCAAACGTTAAATGAACAACAAATGCACTTGTGTGAGCGGGGGAGAGGTTAACAGAaaaagaggtggaagagagagagaggaacatgcCACAAATGTATGTGATGATGCTAGTCCTCACCTACATCGACTGGAGGTTGCTTTGTAACACTCCCAgaatgccctcctctccctcacccccatgtTTCTCACAGGTGAGGCTGAACATGACAgtgacttcctcttcctgtctctcctagacccacttcctcttcctgtctctcctagacccacttcctcttcctgtctttcctaGACCCACTTCCTCTCACCTGGCAGCGATGTCGTCATCCTCCCCGCCCCATCCCCAGTAGTGATTGGGGAAGCCGTTCATCTTCATATACTGATCTGGGGTGACCGCTGACACCCCTCCGAAATACTGGGGGTACGGCAGCCTAAGGGGGACAAATACTTCACTTTAAACTTACAAGCGCATTTGGATGATGTATGGCATTATGTAGATCTGCAGCGGCAAGTAACCATCGAGAATACGATTATAATTCCTCACAAAAATGTTTTATGTGTACGTAAGAAATAGCTTTTTCTGAGATGTCTATAGCTTTAGAAGCATTGTTGTACAGTAGCTTATTTAATTCGCCAAATGTTCACAAGCACCACTATGGTAAGTGGAGGAAAAAGTTTATCCTTGCTTCTGTTAAGATTTCATCTCGATTTaccaacaataaaaataaaatataagcaCATGAAAGCCTTGTACAATTGTCACAAACAGGTGTGTGCGGGAACTGAAGATGTGAAGGTGCAGTTGGTGAAGATGtcgcaaacccacacacactgacacacacagacaccacacacacacacgcgcgtaagCTACCTGTATCTGAACTTGTCCATGGCTACAGACAGGTGTGTAGGGAACTGCTTGTGGCAGGTGTAGGTGTTGTGGTCGTTCTCAGGCAGCAGGTCCACGTCGTGGAGGAAGATGCAGCTCCAGTCCTCGTCCCTCAGAGCCTCGCGGACCCCCACGTTCAGCAGCTTGGCCCGGTTGAAGGTGGCGTTCCCCCA
This genomic window contains:
- the b4galt3 gene encoding beta-1,4-galactosyltransferase 3 is translated as MPCFGRSLDSPCTLALLVGFQFAFVLYFSLGGFRGLVSVLVHTIEPEFDYSRPHDVYTNLSHLGVLSLPVAHTGTGPPSTAAPLKDCLIPSPLLVGPVSVRLSSPLSLEEIRQRNPLVLPGGRYRPPDCEPRHHTAIVVPYRNRQTHLRSLLYHLHPFLQRQQIHYSIYIVHQWGNATFNRAKLLNVGVREALRDEDWSCIFLHDVDLLPENDHNTYTCHKQFPTHLSVAMDKFRYRLPYPQYFGGVSAVTPDQYMKMNGFPNHYWGWGGEDDDIAARVRLSGMKIVRPPVAIGHYKMIKHKGDKGNEQNPRRFDLLKRTRLNWRSDGLNSLTYDLLSKELEPLYTNLSVNIGDDPRLPLAKLPPPVPKHGVKRAGGRPNFSHHGTQREGQIGKVSLPANVTTAKLVGEQTDPAQSKKAANETTEEKMGVVK